The Pongo abelii isolate AG06213 chromosome 19, NHGRI_mPonAbe1-v2.0_pri, whole genome shotgun sequence genome includes the window AACTTCATATATAAAGTCCTGAAAAAACCTGAGCTCTGCCACACTGCACACTAAGAGTAACAGGGCCTATGGGAAAAAGAGGGTTGTGGCAGATCGTTCAAAACCCGCacaaggtggctcacgcccctaaatcccagcactttgggaggctgaggtgggagcctcacttaaggtcaagagcttgagaccagcctggccaacatggcgaaaccctgtctctactaaaaatacaaaaaaattagctggacgtggtgccgtgcacccctataatcccagctatttggaaggctgaagcgggaTAATCCTTTGAACCAAGGaagtagaggtttcagtgagctgagatcaggccattgcactccggcttaggcaacagagtgagattccgtctcaaaaaaaaaaaaacaccaaacaaacaaaaacaacaataacaaaagaaatacCTCCTGCAGCAGAAAATGAAGTCTTCACCAAACCCAGCTAGCTTGGGAGAAGAGAGAGTGGCCAAATTAACCAGAGGGGCTTGGTGGACATTTACTTGTCACTGAGCAGGTCGGTCAGTGAGGATTCAGGCAATGCCTTGTTTGCATCCAGCACATCTTGGATGTCCTGGGAGCTTTCAAGCTCCAGAGTCCAGTTGTCCTGGACAGTGAGGCAGGATGCACAGCCAGCCAACTCCAGAGGACGCCGAGATATGCAGGATGAACCATCCTTCTCAAACAACATTGGTGTCTGCACGGAAACGGGAAGACGACTGCCTGTCAGTGTGTGCTAGTCCAGTGGGAGGTTCACAAAATATTCTGAcccaattttgttctttctggAGCATGGAGAAGGAAGTGTGTCAACACACACAGGCTTTCTGGTATATCTAAATCCAGCCTTCTTCCAGGAGGCCTAGAGAGTGACCAGGCACTGGCACGTCCTCTTTAGACCCCAACCCCAAAAAAGCTTTCTGGGGAAAGGTATGATGAAGTAGGACACTCACAGGGGGGCCAGGAGCTACAAGTCGGTACACTTGTCCCGGGTGCAAGAACTCAAACCAGCGGACTGAAGAGCCAAAGAAAATGaggtgaacctgggaggatgGAGAGCAAAGTGCTAGGATCCTAGCCAGAGGCTCAGGGTGCAGGTCAGGTCCTGGGTCCCTGGAGTCCCAGTTTACCTTCTGATCCTTGTCGTCATTTCCCTGGGGCTCGGGCAGCCCCCATCCAGTCCCCTCCTTCCTCTGGGTGCCCCCAAGCCAGCTCCCCAACACACAGAAACTGAGGACGGGCTTGGGCACCTCTGGACTTGCTCCTGGGGGGACACAAAAATTACGCTTCATGAGGGCCTCCTTGTGGCAGAGCAAGAAGAGCCGGCTCTGTCCTAGGTGGGGTCCCTCTGGGCCGGTGGGATCTGTCTGAGGTGTTGAGGGTGTTGCTGAATGAAGGGAGGGTCTGGGCACAGGCAGGATCAGAGCATCAGCCAGAAAGAACTGGACATAGACTCTGTTGGGAGAGACAAGGAATAGATTTCTTAGTGATGCAGGCATTGGGTATTTTGGTCCCCAGCATCCCACTCCTTTCACCAGGCCCTTCCTTCCCCCCAGACTCAAGACAACCATGACCCCAAGGAGCCAACCTGGCCTGCTGCTTCTGGATGAAGCCTGGCATGCTCAGCTCCTTCCAGGAAGGGAAGCTGCTTCTCACATCCCTCTCTACGATCAGCTGAAACCTCTCTGCCCGCACCAGGCAGCCTAGAGGAAGAAAGTTTTCTATTTTGACAAGAAAGGAGACCTGTGGGGTGGGTTGCAAGGCAGACCATCCTACCGGTCTCACTGCCCATCCCAGGCCAGAGCTGCTGCCCAAACATGACATGAAAGCCCACACCTGGCCCCCACCTTAGAGGGGTGACACCTTCTCTCCAAACTAAGAATGTAGGAGACACAGTTGTAATCCTGGAGTGCATGTTAGGGGCTATGGTGGAGAAATGCATGCTGGAAATTCTTGCTAGGGGTCCTCTTGCTCCTGTTCTCTGCCTGCCATACCAGTCTCCCAGAAGTTGTTGATTGACATGTGTCACTTCAGCATCTCTAGTAAATCCCAGCAGACTTTTCCTCCCAGGCTCCCCTGGCTATGAGAACCAACACCCCACTACCATCTTCTTTCCACATCTGAACTCCAAACCTATCAGCCGTGGGTCACTGAGGGGTTGAGAGTGCTTGGCCAGGAGCAGGCAGGGCAGGGAACCACTTTGGTCCCGAAGTTGCAGACAACCTTTATGAGATGAAGCCACCAGAACCCCAAGTAAAACCTGCAAGAAGATGAAGGTTGAGTTATCAAATGTTTATTCCGCAaatactgagcatctactatttgCCAGATGCTGTATTACATGGTAAAgctacaaaatgaacaaaaaaagacaCGTCTCTGGCTTCAAAGAACTTATATTCAAGTGGGGAAGACAGacataaaaaacacacacacgcattcACACATGTAGTAGGAGAAGAGAAAGGGCACAAATAGAGGTTACAGGTAAGAGGCCATGCGGGATCTCAAGGGACACAATGAGACGTTTGATTTTACTTTATATGCACTGGGAGAGGCACGCAAAAAATTTTGCACTTTATATGCACTGGGagagggcgcagtggctcacgcctgtaatcctagcactttgggaggccaaggcagaaggatcacttgagctcaggaggtggagatcagcctggcaacatagtgagaccccatctctaaaaattaaaaagtgtaaaaattaacccaggccaggtgcagtggctcatgcctgtaatcccgcagtttgggaggctaaggcaggcagatcactcgagtccaggaattcgagaccagcctgggaaacacggtgaaatcccgtctctacaaaaacacaaaaattagctggacgtggtgatggatgcctacagtcccagctactcaggaggctgaggtgggaggactgcttgagcccgggaggcaaggttgcagtgagccaagatagtgcctctgcactctagcctgggtgacagagcaagactctgtcccaaaaaaataaaaaaataaaattagccagggacGGTGGTGAAcgcccatagtctcagctacctgggaggctgaggtggcaggatcactggaacctgggaggtcgaggctgccatgagccatgattgcgctaatgcactctagcctgggctacagagcaagatcctgtctcgaaaaaaaggaTTTAAACAAGAGAGTTCTGTAAtacaagtttcatttttttttaaacttccttttttttcctgagtcttgctctgttgccccggctggagtgcagtggtgtgatcttggctccctatactcttgacctctcaggctcaagcgatcctacctcagcctcctgagtagctgggaccacaggcacatgccaccacacctaattaaaacaacttttttgtAGCAACAAGGTCTCTCTACCCAggctgggtctcaaactcctgggctctagtgatcctcatgccttagcttcccaaagtgttgcaattacaggcatgagccactgtgcctggcatatccCCCTTTTTAGTTGCTGCAGAGAGAATGAATTGGAAGGGCCAACAACAGATGAAGTGGTCTGCTTAGAAGGCTAGTGTagtcaaaatgacaaaaaaatgaTAGTAACCGAGACTAGGGTCGTGGCAATAAGGATGACAAAAAAAGGAAGTCCCCTGAGCCCTGCTAGGGTCCCCCTTACCTGGGCTGGGTGGAAGGCAGAGGGCAGCAGACAGAGCCAGGACCAAGCCAGGCGGCGATTGAGTTGGCAGCTGGGCAGGTGGGAGGCCTCCGGGAGGGGCAGAAGGGCCTCAGGGTCAAAGGAGGCCCAGGCCTCACGCTGTCCTTCCTCTTTCAGAGCGGCCAgagtggggaaggaggagggagtcTGCAGCCGAGTGTACTGTCAAGGAGGGAAGAGAAATCGGGTGTGTGTGTCCCATGGGCCCCAGGTGTCCTCCAGTGTTCTGCCACCATCCTTCCCCCACATCCTCATACTTTCTGGAGGGGACAGTGATGTGGCTCTTCAAGGATCTCATTGTGTGCATTCCGAACAGGGCTGCCTGGCGGAGCTAGAAGATCCAGGGTAGGAGCCAGGAGTTGCAGTCCCAGGCTGGGGCTCCCAGGAGAGGAATGTTGCAGGAACTGGTGGTGTCTCAGCACATGGGGACACAGCCTTGGCCAGGAAAAGCAGCGCAGTCACCTCCCCTGGAGAGCCTGCCTCTTCAAGAATCCTGCTCTCCTTGCCAAGAAGTGTGCTGCTCCCGCTGCCTCCCCACCCTGGGCCCTCAGCCTCCTCACTTGCCAGCCAGCTCCTCCAGGGCCTTGGTAGCCCACAGGTAGAGGGGAAGTCCTAACTGACGTTCCCACACCAACTGCTCGTACAGGGAGGCCCCGTAGGCTTGACGGGATGAGTGAGTCCCAGGCTTCTGACGAGAGAAGCTTTGAAGCAGAACGGCGCCACGGAGGCAGGGGGCAAGCACTGGCCTTCTTGTCCCCCCTCCCACCGACTGGAGCAGGTGAACATCCTGGAGCTGGGGGaaagcagagaaaatgaaaaataggagATGAAGCCCCCAACTCAATGAACCCAGGCAAAGTTAACTGCACTTTGCCACTGCCTGGGTTCCGGGAAGACGGAAAGCAATTTCTCCCACGTGGGCTGGCCTCACTTTCCATGACAACCCACTCCCGCTGCGGTCAGCCTTCATCTCCCATGAGCGCCAATCAGTCTTGCCGCGGGCTGGGTGGCTCCTGCATGAACAGACATGGCTGAGGCTTCTCACCAGGTCGCCTGAGATCATCCCGGCCCCAGATCTGTGCTTCAGCCATCTCCTCCTCCAGCTGAAAGGCCCTTCTGTGAAGGAGATGCCCTGGCCACAACTCCTCCTCACAGTGCCCAAGACTCTACTCCTTTTTGATTTAAACTTCTGTCCAAGTTATCCTTAGCAAAAGTGCCCCCCTAACAcacactttttatttctatatttctatataagCACCCTGCTGCAGAAAAGGAGCCCATGAAGGTAAGAGAAGCTGCAGAGGTCTCTTTTTGTTATCAGCCCTGATCTCACATACCTGCAGACACGCTCCAGGTCGCATCACCCGCCTGAGGCCACGGAACTGCTGGTAGGCAAGGCAGAGCCCCAGCTGCCCATCCAGCTCATAGAGGCCAGCGGGCTCATTCAACACGCCAGTGACTGCTCCCTGCAAACAGGCCGAGGTCCAGTTGACcactattttcttcctctttgaagACCCACATTTCCGGCCCCTCAAGCTCTAGGATCTCTCCCTGTGCTCACCGAATAGGATAGGAGTCTAGAATACCGGGCAAGACCTTCTGGATCCTTCTTGTCCTCCGAATTGCTGGGCGTGGGGAGTGGCTTGGGGTCAGCCTCTAAGAGGGGTCCTTCCAGCTCCAGTTCCAGCTCCTGCACACATTCTGGTTTCAGGAGCAACAGACGGGAGGACTGACTGGTCATCCAAACATGCTGGCGCTGACCACGGATCTTGGACACTCGCAATTCTGTGAGCACATAGGCCGTACCAGGCCGAAGGACTCTGTGCCACACCAGCTGGGCAGGGACCTGGCTTGTGCAGAGACAAGCAATGTGACACAAGAGACCCCAAAACTCCCACTCTGCCAGAGTCCCTTTCCCTCACGATTTGAACTCAGAGACCTGCCCCCTGTGAGTCTCTACTCACCTCTCCATCTTCCCTATGTCTGCCAACTAAATCTCAGCGTCTCTCCTCTCCCACAGGAGATGCCAAATATTTCCAGACCACTTCCCCAACACACAAACCATCCCTAAAACTtccttcaaaatacataaatattccaCTGAGAAAAGTGTGCCCTATCCCGCCCCATAACACACAAACAACATTCATTCATGTAATCAATATGTATTGAGTATATATGTATCCAGTATTGTGACTGATGTCAAGGGAAGTATGACAAACTGTTCTTCTCCAACATAGTAAGgccctatttctacaaaatacatattttttaaaatttttataaaaaggaaaagaaacattattCAGATACTTATATGTCATAAAACAATGgttagaataaaaattaatgatttataatttctaccttgggtactatgctcagtacctgggtaaAGGGATCAATCCTACCCCAAACCTCAGAATCACAAAATATACCCAGTTaataaacttgcacatgtacctcaTGAgtctaaaagttgaaattataaaaataaaattgtactaGTTGATGCAAAAAGAGTCAACAGTAAGtaccaagttttttgtttgtttgtttgttttcttaatgcCTGTATTCAATGCCTCAATGGTGTTAAGATGAACGATTTCTTTGGTCATCTCCACAAGTCAGCGTGGCAGTTTTTTAAAAGGTCGCTTACAATCTAAAAGCTGTGTGCTCAAGTGAGTTGCACAGCAGGAAAGTCTACTCCCTAACTCTGTGCACAAACATTTCCTGGAATCTTCTCCCAACAGCGCTATTCCAGAAAACAGCTCTCCCCAGCTGTCCCCCTTTCCTACGTGGTCCTCCTATGATGTTATctttccctccctcacttccACGGCTGAAATGACCCCAATCCTCACCTGCACGATGACAGACACGTGGGTCACAGCTGGGTGTGATCTACCAAGAGACAGGATGAAGTAGgccttctgtttacttttcaccAGAGCACTCAATCGAACTAGATTCCCAGCCAGGTTTCGCTGCACACCTCTGAGCTTGTTtctaagaaggaagaaaaagccctgtaatcccagctactcaggagactgagggaggagaatcacttgaacccagaaggcagaggttgcagtgagctgagatcgcgccattggactccagcctgggcagcaggagtgaaactccgtctcaaaaaaagaaaaaaaaaaaaaaaaaaagcagcagtcatctttatttctcttctttcacccTATAAATGCTGTCCCTTCCACGGTAAAGAATAACCTGGTAGTGATACAAAATGTCCATAGCCCAAAGCTAGGTGTGCCAAAAACCTTCAAAATTCTCTCGCCCTTAGGTAAGGCACAGATCCCTTGAAAACCCCTTCTCTTTACCTTCTTAATATTCAAAGCCCACCATTCCCTTGATTTGGAACATTCAGTCTAAATTACTATCAAtgcccttctttctctccctccactgACCCAGCATCATCCTCCAGTTTCACAGCGCCCCCGCCATGCCTAGAGGGGGAAATTACCTGAGCCTGAGCAGGCGGGAAGCACTCTCTGGGTAGAGGACAGGGATAGGCGTGACAGGGCCAGGACTGACGGTCAAAGGAAACACTGGCACAGGGGCATCCCACAGCTCCAAGTGCCCTTCCCCTGAGGAATTCCACCTGGCAGGAGGGAGGTAACTCCAACAGGGGAACAGAAAAAGATGGCCCAACCAAGAAAGGTCCAGGTCTATGAGCTAAAAAAGACCAAGAGCAAGGGTTAATCAGGACCTTAGCATCCTATCCACCCACCTCCCCGTTTGTTTCCTCAGAGACTTAATTGCCTTGATCCTTGGACACCATTCTTGTCAGGATCTGAGGCATCTGACCTTTACCTTCCACTCACCTCACAGCTCAGGACGCCAGTGTTATCTCTCACATAGAGGCTTCCATTCCTGCACTCTTGTTCCAAGTCCGCCGATAGGTCTGTTAGTGTCCCTAAAAGTAACAGCTGCTCTCGGGGCAGGGGGTTCCCATTTGGTCCAGCCTCTTGGGCCCAGGCCTGGTATGCACTACTGCTCCAGGACAGGTGGCTGCAGCATGGGAGACGCTGGTGAGTCTTGAGGTCCTGTACTGAGACGAAGCTGTAGAATGAAGAGAACAGAGGTCCTGCAAAGCCAGGTCCAAGCCTACTAAGGCAACCCTCAACCCTGATAAACCCTCAAGAGCCCAGGGAAAGGTTGCAGGGAACATGGACTAAGAGGTGAGTTTGATTGATTAAAGGGGTAAAACCTGGGGCTAAAGGCCTAAGAAAATAAGgatgggggccgggcgcagtggctcacacctgtaatcctagcactttgggaggctgaggcgggtggatcacctgaggtcaggagtttgagaccagcctggccaacatggtgaaaccccatctctactaaaaatacaaaaaaattagccgggcatggtggtgtgcacctgtaatcccagcttcttgggatgatgaggctgaagaattgcttgaacccaggagatggaggttgcagtgagccgagttcatgccattgcactccagcttaagcaaaagagtgagactctgtctcaaaaaaaaaaaaaaaggaaaaagaaaataaggatggGATTTGAGTCCAATTCTGTGCTGAATAGTATCTTCAACAAGATGGTGCCAGGGAGAGGACCCAGAGAAATGAAGTATGAATGCATGAGGGGCCTGAGGAAATGAATGTGTGGGGAGAACACTTTGTAAGTAACAAAGGCAATTCTCTTGAAAGCATCTCAGCTCTTAGCTCCAGAGAGAACTTAATGGGACCACTTAGGCATCTAACGGCCCAACTACAATGACCCCAGCCAAGTTCCTTTCTAGTCTAGAATAGCACAGTACTAGAGACTAGGGGAGAAGCTGAGGCTGAGATGTGGGTGTTGGATGTGATACAAATAATAGTTAAATTATCAAAGTTGTGATAAATTCACCTTTTTGTAATACCATTATTCTCACTTGCTTGCAttcccgattttttttttttttttttttttgagacagagtctcactctctcgcccaggctggagtgaaatcaAGACTGAAATCTTGAACGCTCtccagatggggtttcaccatgttggccaggatggtctcaaactcctgacctcaagtgatccatctgcctcagcctcccaaagtgctgggattacaggcatgagccactgtgcccggccccatgattttttttaagtggaaatgAAAAGGATCGAGTTACAAAACATCACAATTAATCCTCCCTGTTGGACTCAAGAACATTATGCACAAATTAGTATTAAAGAGAGAGAATGCTGTTCTAGAAAGCCACTCCCCTTCTGCATCTGCTCTCCTTCCCTGACAGCTTTGGAGAAGACATAAGGCAAAGACAGAAACTAATACCTGTTGGCCCCTGCCTTGCACGCTATACTATACTGAGTCTGGTCAGGCTCAATATTGAATTTTCTTCACCTCAAAACCCTGTAAACACCACCAATGGGGAAACTCAGAGGCTCAGGTACACAGAGGCATGGGTGGCAAAGCTAGATGTGCCTCATTCAAAAGTCCatgttctttctctgtgttttcttacTTATCTGAAGGCCCAGGAAAAAGCAACCAGAGAGaactgtctcttttttttgagacagagtctcactctgtcgcccagactggagcgcattggcgtgatctcggctcactgcaacctccgcctgccgggttcaagcaattctcctttctcagcctcctgagtagctgggactacaggcatgtgccaccatgcctggctaattttttgtatttttaatagagacagggtttcaccatggtggccgggctggtctcgaactcttgaccttgtgatccacccgtctcagcctcccaaagtgctaggattacaggcgtgagccatcgcgcccagccaaaaaaagta containing:
- the CTC1 gene encoding CST complex subunit CTC1 (The RefSeq protein has 4 substitutions compared to this genomic sequence) encodes the protein MAAGRAQVPSSEQAWLEDAQVFIQKTLCPAVKEPNVQLTPLIIDCVKTVWLSQGRNQGSTLPLSYSFVSVQDLKTHQRLPCCSHLSWSSSAYQAWAQEAGPNGNPLPREQLLLLGTLTDLSADLEQECRNGSLYVRDNTGVLSCELIDLDLSWLGHLFLFPCWSYLPPARWNSSGEGHLELWDAPVPVFPLTVSPGPVTPIPVLYPESASRLLRLRNKLRGVQRNLAGNLVRLSALVKSKQKAYFILSLGRSHPAVTHVSVIVQVPAQLVWHRVLRPGTAYVLTELRVSKIRGQRQHVWMTSQSSRLLLLKPECVQELELELEGPLLEADPKPLPTPSNSEDKKDPEGLARYSRLLSYSGAVTGVLNEPAGLYELDGQLGLCLAYQQFRGLRRVMRPGVCLQLQDVHLLQSVGGGTRRPVLAPCLRGAVLLQSFSRQKPGTHSSRQAYGASLYEQLVWERQLGLPLYLWATKALEELAGKLCPHVLRHHQFLQHSSPGSPSLGLQLLVPTLDLLAPPGSPVRNAHNEILEEPHHCPLQKYTRLQTPSSFPTLAALKEEGQREAWASFDPEALLPLPEASHLPSCQLNRHLAWSWLCLLPSAFHPAQVLLGVLVASSHKGCLQLRDQSGSLPCLLLAKHSQPLSDPRLIGCLVRAERFQLIVERDVRSSFPSWKELSMPGFIQKQQARVYVQFFLADALILPVPRPSLHSATPSTPQTDPTGPEGPHLGQSRLFLLCHKEALMKRNFCVPPGASPEVPKPVLSFCVLGSWLGGTQRKEGTGWGLPEPQGNDDKDQKVHLIFFGSSVRWFEFLHPGQVYRLVAPGPPTPMLFEKDGSSCISRRPLELAGCASCLTVQDNWTLELESSQDIQDVLDANKALPESSLTDLLSDNFTDSLVSFSAEILSRTLCEPLVASLWMKLGNTGTMRRCVKLTVALETAECEFPPHLDVYIEDPHLPPSLGLLPGARVHFSQLEKRVSRSHNVYCCFRSSTYVQVLSFPPETTISIPLPHIYLAELRQGGQSPFQATTSCHIVSVFSLQLFWVCAYCTSICRQGKCTRLGPTCPTQTAVSQAIIRLLVEDGTAEAVVTCRNHHVAAALGLCPREWASLLEFVRVPGRVVLQFAGPGAQLESSARVDKPMTMFLWTLCTSPSVLRPIVLSFELERKPSKIVPLEPPRLQRFQCGELPFLTHVNPRLRLSCLSIRESEYSSSLGILASSC